A genomic region of Pogona vitticeps strain Pit_001003342236 chromosome 15, PviZW2.1, whole genome shotgun sequence contains the following coding sequences:
- the TMEM151A gene encoding transmembrane protein 151A, with the protein MPGVGQAEDGGQQPGAGELPTLTPAGGPPREEQRPLKQSLSSSLCRESHWKCLVLTLLMFGCFGVMAWCRLSTVTRLNYEGSYRDVSMVYHDSPCSNGYIYIPLAFLGMLYVVYLVECWHRFAKGQRQYRVDTASVYEKVQRMQQATPCIWWKAISYHYIRRTRQVTRYRNGDAYTTTQVYHERVNTHVAETEFDYAGHGVKDVSKELLGLSDYPVTKLRFTKCFSFATGEAEAAYLTQRARFFGENEGLDDYMEAREGMHLKNVDFKEHMLVFPDPGRPPWYTRRWVFWLASFLLLSWPLRVLSEYRTANVHYHVEKLFGADDGPSPLDASGAYGRRISRVNTVDMTELEWHIRSNRQLVPSYSEAVLMDSTVVAGAAYLRSCQRCRRSVSSNSLPSRGARALYGRLPFSCSRFSLGGGRRYGGLLRSLSGSHVSSHVETEPLESPPCYQDALYFPVLIVHGGEGCHRPGPAGRVSGTPL; encoded by the exons ATGCCCGGCGTGGGGCAAGCCGAAGACGGGGGGCAGCAGCCGGGGGCCGGGGAGCTGCCCACCCTCACCCCGGCGGGGGGACCCCCTCGGGAGGAG CAGCGTCCCCTCAAACAGTCTCTGAGCAGTTCCCTCTGCCGTGAGTCCCACTGGAAATGTTTGGTCCTCACCCTGCTGATGTTCGGCTGTTTCGGGGTGATGGCTTGGTGTCGCCTTTCGACGGTGACCCGGCTGAACTACGAGGGATCCTACCGGGACGTCTCGATGGTCTACCATGACAGCCCGTGCTCGAACGGCTACATTTACATCCCCTTGGCGTTCCTGGGGATGCTTTACGTGGTGTACCTCGTGGAGTGCTGGCACCGCTTCGCCAAGGGGCAGCGCCAGTACCGGGTGGACACGGCCAGCGTCTACGAGAAAGTCCAGCGCATGCAGCAGGCCACCCCCTGCATCTGGTGGAAGGCCATCAGCTACCACTACATCCGTCGCACCCGGCAGGTCACCCGCTACCGAAACGGCGACGCCTACACCACCACGCAGGTCTACCACGAGCGCGTGAACACCCACGTGGCCGAGACGGAGTTCGACTACGCGGGCCACGGGGTGAAGGACGTCTCCAAGGAGCTGCTCGGCCTCTCCGACTACCCAGTCACCAAGCTGCGCTTCACCAAGTGCTTCAGCTTCGCCACAGGGGAGGCCGAGGCGGCCTACCTCACCCAGCGGGCCCGCTTTTTCGGCGAGAACGAGGGCCTGGACGATTACATGGAGGCCCGCGAGGGGATGCACCTGAAGAACGTGGACTTCAAGGAGCACATGCTGGTCTTcccggaccccgggcgcccgccCTGGTACACACGCCGCTGGGTCTTCTGGCTGGCCTCGTTCCTCCTCCTCTCGTGGCCGCTGCGGGTGCTGTCCGAGTACCGCACGGCCAACGTCCACTACCACGTGGAGAAACTCTTCGGGGCGGACGACGGGCCCAGCCCGCTGGACGCCTCGGGGGCCTACGGGCGCCGCATCTCCCGCGTCAACACGGTGGACATGACGGAGCTGGAGTGGCACATCCGCTCCAACCGGCAGCTGGTGCCCAGTTACTCCGAGGCGGTGCTGATGGACTCCACCGTGGTGGCCGGCGCGGCCTACCTCCGCAGCTGCCAGCGGTGTCGGCGCTCCGTCAGCAGCAACTCCCTCCCCTCGCGGGGCGCCCGGGCCCTTTATGGCCGCCTCCCCTTCAGCTGTAGCCGCTTCTCGCTGGGAGGGGGACGCCGGTACGGGGGCCTCCTGCGCAGCCTGAGCGGCAGCCACGTCAGCAGCCACGTCGAGACCGAGCCGCTGGAGAGCCCCCCCTGCTACCAAGACGCGCTATACTTCCCGGTGTTGATTGTACACGGAGGCGAGGGATGCCACCGGCCGGGCCCCGCAGGCAGGGTGTCGGGGACCCCGCTGTGA